Proteins encoded within one genomic window of Mesorhizobium sp. AR10:
- a CDS encoding ABC transporter ATP-binding protein, with protein MTEAVIALKDVSLTLGEGASSVHVLKSVSLDVADGEATGIVGPSGSGKSTLLMVLAGLERVDSGTVRIAGESLNGKSEDQIASFRGRNIGIVFQSFHLIPNMTALENVAVPLELAGHADPFGVAARELASVGLSDRVTHYPGELSGGEQQRVAIARALAPSPRILIADEPTGNLDQATGRQVADLLFAKAAERGMTLVLVTHDPALAARCSRQVSMRSGRIEDAQKPAKVPA; from the coding sequence TTGACAGAAGCCGTCATCGCGCTGAAAGACGTATCGCTGACACTCGGCGAAGGCGCGTCTTCCGTCCACGTGCTGAAAAGCGTCAGCCTCGATGTGGCTGATGGAGAGGCGACCGGGATCGTCGGGCCGTCGGGCTCGGGCAAGTCGACGCTGCTGATGGTTTTGGCAGGGCTGGAAAGGGTCGATTCGGGCACGGTCCGAATCGCAGGAGAATCGCTCAACGGCAAAAGTGAAGACCAGATCGCTTCGTTTCGGGGGCGAAACATCGGCATCGTCTTCCAGTCCTTCCATCTCATTCCCAATATGACCGCGCTCGAAAATGTCGCGGTGCCGCTGGAACTGGCCGGTCATGCCGATCCGTTCGGGGTGGCCGCGCGCGAGCTGGCGTCGGTCGGTTTGAGCGATCGCGTCACCCACTATCCCGGCGAACTGTCTGGTGGCGAACAGCAGCGCGTGGCGATCGCCAGGGCGCTGGCGCCTTCGCCGCGCATCCTGATCGCCGACGAGCCGACCGGCAACCTCGACCAGGCGACGGGGCGGCAGGTCGCCGACCTTCTGTTCGCCAAGGCGGCCGAGCGCGGCATGACGCTGGTGCTGGTCACTCATGACCCGGCGCTGGCCGCACGCTGCTCGCGGCAGGTTTCGATGCGGTCGGGACGTATCGAGGATGCACAAAAACCGGCAAAGGTGCCGGCCTGA
- a CDS encoding ABC transporter permease, which yields MPLSRTLKLAFRFSLREMRGGLSGFLIFLACIALGVAAIGGVNSVAQAITAGVANQGQTLLGGDLRFQINQRNATQAESAFLDGLGTVSRSANMRSMARLEDGSDQALVEAKAVDRAYPLFGALETEQALPGQDLFGEKSGVFGAAAPDLLFERLNVKVGDRLKLGNATFELRARLVTEPDAVSDGFGFAPRLMVSMEGLAASGLIQPGSLVENAYKIRLPANSGEARIKAIQDQAAKDFPEAGWSIRTRSNAAPALSSNIERFSQFLTLVGLTALVVGGVGVANAVRAYLDGKRGVIATFKSLGASGGFVFTVYLVQILMIAGLGIVLGLILGALMPFAASAALHQVIPVPAEGGFYPGALAMAALFGLLVTLAFALLPLGRARDVPATALFREMGFEGRGVPRPLYVGAAVGIALLLAALAILFSGDRRIASIFVGATVFAFLVLRIVGTLVQWVAKKSPRVGSTALRLAIGNIHRPGALTLSVVLSLGLGLTLLVTLALIDGNLRRQISGSLPERAPNFFFVDIQNSDVDAFSTLIGTQAPAATLVKVPMLRGRVMALNGVDVDKVKVPPEGAWVLRGDRGLTYDANLPENATLTEGTWWPDNYAGEPLVSFSAEEGSEIGLKLGDTITVNVLGRNVTAKIANFRQVEWETMGINFVMVFSPNTFAGAPHGWLATLTEKSASAADDARLLNAVTRAFPAVTTVRVKDALDIVNRLVAQLGTAIRAAAGVALFASVLVLAGALAAGNRARIHDAVVLKTLGATRRTLIAAFSLEYMLIGLATAIFALAAGGIAAWFVVARIMTLPSHFMPDVAVATIAFALVITVGIGLAGTWRVLGHKAAPVLRNL from the coding sequence ATGCCGCTTTCGCGCACGCTGAAGCTCGCGTTCCGGTTCTCGTTGCGCGAAATGCGCGGCGGGCTGTCCGGTTTCCTGATCTTCCTCGCCTGCATTGCGCTTGGCGTCGCCGCGATCGGCGGCGTCAATTCGGTGGCGCAGGCCATTACCGCCGGCGTTGCCAACCAGGGCCAGACGCTGCTCGGCGGCGATCTCCGGTTCCAGATCAACCAGCGCAATGCCACGCAAGCCGAGTCCGCCTTCCTCGATGGGCTGGGCACGGTGTCGCGCAGCGCCAACATGCGTTCGATGGCGCGGCTCGAAGACGGCTCCGACCAGGCGCTGGTCGAGGCCAAGGCGGTGGACCGTGCCTATCCGCTCTTTGGCGCGCTGGAGACCGAGCAGGCACTGCCAGGACAGGATCTGTTCGGTGAAAAATCCGGCGTTTTCGGCGCCGCCGCGCCCGACCTTTTGTTCGAGCGGCTGAACGTCAAGGTTGGCGACCGGCTGAAGCTCGGCAACGCCACCTTCGAACTGCGCGCCAGGCTGGTCACCGAGCCTGACGCGGTGTCGGATGGTTTTGGCTTCGCGCCGCGGCTGATGGTCTCGATGGAGGGGCTTGCCGCCTCCGGCCTGATCCAGCCGGGCAGCCTGGTCGAAAATGCCTACAAGATCCGGCTGCCCGCCAATAGCGGCGAAGCGCGGATCAAGGCTATCCAGGATCAGGCCGCAAAGGACTTTCCGGAGGCCGGCTGGTCGATCCGCACGCGCAGCAATGCAGCGCCTGCGCTGTCGTCCAACATCGAGCGGTTCTCGCAGTTCCTGACGCTGGTCGGGTTGACGGCGCTGGTGGTCGGCGGCGTCGGTGTGGCCAATGCGGTGCGAGCCTATCTCGACGGCAAGCGTGGCGTCATCGCCACCTTCAAGAGCCTGGGCGCTTCCGGCGGCTTCGTCTTTACTGTCTATCTCGTGCAGATCCTGATGATCGCCGGTCTCGGCATCGTGCTAGGCCTCATCCTCGGCGCGCTGATGCCGTTCGCCGCGAGTGCCGCCCTGCATCAGGTCATTCCGGTGCCGGCGGAAGGCGGGTTCTATCCCGGAGCGCTCGCCATGGCGGCGCTGTTCGGCCTGCTGGTGACGCTGGCCTTCGCGCTGCTGCCGCTCGGCCGCGCCCGCGACGTGCCGGCAACCGCGCTGTTTCGCGAAATGGGGTTCGAGGGCCGCGGCGTCCCTCGCCCGCTCTATGTCGGGGCGGCAGTCGGCATCGCACTGCTTCTGGCGGCGCTGGCCATTCTGTTTTCCGGCGACCGCCGCATCGCCTCGATCTTCGTCGGCGCCACCGTTTTTGCCTTCCTGGTGCTGCGCATCGTCGGCACGCTGGTGCAATGGGTCGCCAAAAAGAGCCCGCGTGTCGGTTCAACGGCGCTCAGGCTTGCCATCGGCAACATCCATCGGCCCGGCGCCTTGACGCTGTCGGTGGTGCTGTCGCTGGGCCTTGGGCTGACGTTGCTGGTGACGCTGGCGTTGATCGACGGCAACCTCAGGCGGCAGATCTCCGGCAGCCTGCCGGAGCGGGCGCCGAACTTCTTCTTCGTCGATATCCAGAACAGCGATGTCGACGCCTTCTCGACGCTGATCGGCACGCAGGCCCCGGCGGCAACGCTGGTCAAGGTGCCGATGTTGCGCGGCCGGGTGATGGCGCTGAACGGCGTCGATGTCGACAAGGTCAAGGTCCCGCCGGAAGGCGCCTGGGTGCTGCGCGGCGATCGCGGCCTGACCTATGACGCGAACCTGCCCGAAAACGCGACGCTCACCGAAGGCACGTGGTGGCCGGACAATTATGCCGGCGAGCCGCTGGTTTCGTTCTCGGCCGAGGAAGGCAGCGAGATCGGGCTGAAGCTGGGCGACACCATCACCGTCAATGTTCTGGGACGCAATGTGACGGCGAAGATCGCCAATTTCCGTCAGGTCGAGTGGGAGACGATGGGCATCAACTTCGTCATGGTGTTCTCGCCCAACACATTCGCCGGCGCGCCGCATGGCTGGCTGGCGACGCTGACCGAGAAGAGTGCGTCGGCGGCGGACGATGCCCGCCTGCTCAACGCCGTCACCCGCGCCTTCCCCGCAGTGACGACGGTCAGGGTCAAGGACGCGCTCGACATCGTCAACCGGCTGGTGGCGCAGCTCGGCACGGCGATCAGGGCCGCGGCCGGCGTGGCGCTGTTTGCCTCGGTGCTGGTGCTGGCCGGCGCGCTCGCCGCAGGCAACCGGGCCCGCATCCATGACGCGGTGGTGCTGAAGACGCTGGGCGCGACCAGGAGGACGCTGATCGCCGCCTTCTCGCTGGAATACATGCTGATCGGGCTCGCCACCGCAATCTTTGCGCTGGCGGCGGGGGGAATCGCGGCTTGGTTCGTTGTTGCCCGCATCATGACGCTGCCATCGCATTTCATGCCCGATGTAGCGGTGGCCACAATCGCCTTTGCACTGGTGATCACGGTCGGCATTGGCCTTGCCGGCACCTGGCGGGTGCTGGGACACAAGGCAGCCCCGGTGCTGCGCAATCTCTGA